A region from the Bdellovibrionales bacterium genome encodes:
- a CDS encoding cyclic nucleotide-binding domain-containing protein gives MGRKGHGWIIPLKIITALIVAGWLPVRIVFLSDVGFVDRLFDTFIFVLVFGPYFVRAQKLPVHGKQIEEDSFWQRMGSVTVDLAVGLPLFSIAAVMGIQLGILWWLPKLILLRHISGIKKVLECYDSLHPILQRLLPLGFVMPTVVHLAACGWVWMGGGTAGITGNAVEDYVKSLYFIMTTFTTVGYGDISAKTLPQMAYAMLTQIVGVGFFGFVVSNVASLLARMDAARENHLSTLDRIEAFMGHNDLPHSLRVKVRSYYRYLWDTRHGYDDKSILNDLPNKLRSEVSLCLNAEIMQKVPLFNGADTDMLEDVVLQLRPKVVVPGEKIFHAGEPGDSMYFIHKGSVEIVTREGGVLATLLPSSFFGEMALLTSNPRSANARATEYCDMFELSREAFEKVLGRYPLFEKHIRDIAVERGIKPPAPLNPKEQKVS, from the coding sequence GTGGGTAGAAAGGGGCATGGGTGGATCATTCCTCTAAAAATCATCACGGCCCTGATCGTTGCTGGTTGGCTTCCTGTGCGTATTGTATTTTTGTCCGATGTTGGCTTTGTCGATCGACTTTTTGACACTTTTATTTTTGTTTTGGTTTTTGGTCCCTATTTTGTGCGCGCTCAAAAATTACCAGTTCATGGCAAGCAAATTGAGGAGGATTCGTTTTGGCAGCGCATGGGTTCAGTAACAGTCGATCTAGCCGTAGGCCTTCCCCTTTTTTCAATAGCCGCTGTTATGGGGATTCAATTAGGAATTTTGTGGTGGCTTCCGAAACTCATTCTTTTGCGTCACATTTCAGGAATTAAGAAGGTTCTCGAGTGCTACGATAGTCTTCATCCCATTTTGCAAAGGCTTCTTCCGCTGGGTTTTGTTATGCCGACAGTTGTTCACCTGGCGGCATGCGGATGGGTTTGGATGGGAGGCGGTACTGCAGGGATAACGGGTAATGCCGTTGAGGACTATGTGAAATCCCTCTATTTCATTATGACAACCTTTACCACCGTTGGTTATGGTGACATTTCGGCAAAGACTTTGCCTCAAATGGCTTACGCCATGTTAACTCAAATTGTTGGGGTTGGCTTTTTTGGATTTGTTGTAAGTAATGTGGCAAGCCTGTTGGCTCGTATGGATGCAGCTCGAGAGAATCATCTGAGTACTCTTGATCGGATTGAGGCATTTATGGGACACAACGATCTTCCTCATAGCCTCAGAGTTAAAGTCCGTTCCTATTATCGTTATCTTTGGGATACGCGGCATGGCTATGACGATAAATCCATTTTAAATGATCTGCCGAACAAACTTCGTAGCGAAGTCTCTCTTTGCCTCAATGCTGAGATCATGCAAAAAGTCCCCCTTTTTAATGGAGCAGACACCGACATGTTAGAGGATGTTGTCTTGCAACTGCGCCCTAAGGTAGTTGTGCCAGGTGAAAAGATATTTCACGCGGGAGAGCCTGGTGATTCAATGTACTTTATACATAAGGGCTCAGTTGAAATCGTAACGAGGGAAGGAGGCGTTTTGGCTACTTTGTTGCCGAGCTCCTTTTTTGGGGAAATGGCCCTTCTGACGAGCAATCCTCGGAGTGCTAACGCTCGGGCAACTGAATATTGTGACATGTTTGAGCTAAGCCGAGAAGCTTTTGAGAAAGTTCTGGGTCGATATCCACTTTTTGAAAAGCATATTCGGGACATTGCAGTTGAGCGTGGTATCAAGCCACCAGCACCTTTGAATCCTAAGGAACAGAAGGTTTCCTAG
- a CDS encoding VWA domain-containing protein, whose amino-acid sequence MKNNTLDLVQIMIDLRKNSKNFSLLGMFLLLASICLGCQGSPSAYLAAPPVEFQAARSRGESPKFELKSKVDIVFLIDNSESMLNEQDLLIAGIDKFVDSFGENAFIDYRVGVLTVYDSHFEQSLCNTPVRLKNGSVDESGKVVECYPEGKLRSAFITRSEGDKEALRSALRVGTLKTSEGGPEIEEMFSPILKALSPEMNKINGDFIRPDSQLVIVIVSDEEDSSNHVGVESFIAGIDRLVGVNRTDLYAVVGINPCHIESYAHRPDKILQAINRAHGTIEGRVFPICDENFGSHLARIGSDIRKKFKKLQIVLQSIPQEGTLILYYGNSKVAPGPGWSYNPRTLTVTINEKLKIPYAPNSEFWVDYVKVDENAIRRNHAKPIQ is encoded by the coding sequence ATGAAAAATAATACACTGGATCTTGTTCAAATAATGATTGATCTCCGCAAAAATTCAAAAAATTTTTCACTTCTTGGAATGTTTCTCCTTCTTGCTTCAATCTGCCTTGGCTGTCAAGGAAGCCCTTCTGCCTATTTGGCAGCCCCTCCTGTAGAATTTCAGGCTGCGAGATCTCGAGGCGAGTCACCAAAATTTGAACTAAAGTCCAAAGTGGATATTGTTTTTCTCATTGATAACTCCGAGAGCATGCTCAATGAGCAGGACCTGCTCATCGCAGGTATTGATAAATTTGTAGACAGCTTCGGAGAAAATGCCTTTATTGATTACAGAGTGGGAGTCCTGACTGTTTACGATTCCCATTTTGAGCAAAGCCTATGTAACACTCCTGTTAGACTCAAAAACGGCTCCGTAGATGAATCAGGTAAAGTCGTCGAATGCTACCCTGAAGGAAAGCTGCGATCGGCTTTTATCACACGCTCTGAAGGCGACAAAGAGGCTTTGCGGAGCGCCCTTCGAGTTGGAACCCTAAAAACCAGCGAGGGAGGTCCTGAGATCGAAGAGATGTTCTCGCCCATCCTCAAAGCACTAAGTCCCGAAATGAACAAAATCAATGGAGATTTTATTCGCCCCGATTCTCAATTAGTCATTGTTATCGTTTCAGATGAAGAAGATTCGAGTAATCATGTCGGTGTAGAATCATTTATCGCGGGGATCGACAGACTTGTGGGGGTCAATCGAACAGACCTCTACGCGGTTGTTGGAATAAATCCATGTCACATAGAATCCTACGCTCATCGTCCAGACAAGATTTTGCAAGCGATCAATCGAGCACATGGGACTATTGAAGGCAGAGTGTTCCCCATCTGCGATGAAAATTTTGGAAGCCATTTAGCAAGAATTGGATCCGATATTAGGAAAAAATTTAAGAAGTTGCAAATAGTTCTGCAGTCTATCCCACAGGAAGGAACCTTGATTTTGTACTACGGAAATTCTAAAGTCGCACCAGGCCCCGGATGGAGCTACAATCCGAGAACTCTGACCGTGACCATCAACGAAAAATTGAAAATACCCTATGCTCCCAATTCTGAATTTTGGGTGGATTACGTCAAAGTCGATGAAAATGCCATCCGTAGAAATCATGCAAAGCCAATTCAGTGA